A region from the Canis aureus isolate CA01 chromosome 8, VMU_Caureus_v.1.0, whole genome shotgun sequence genome encodes:
- the LOC144318152 gene encoding vomeronasal type-1 receptor 1-like — protein MISSDIIFGIFFLFQTCIGFMGNSLLFTFYIYTFLILPHKKKTVDMIFAHLTLANALTLVFRGIPSAISSFEIRLEMGDTRCKAMLYIQRVTRSISLCTTTLQSVFQAVTITPNNHKWAWLKYRISAFIQPSLLFFWMMNSVIYSVISLQTVANRNITDIRLGYHVAYCKSNAHNGQISSIFLSTLFIRDLSFLFLMTCSSIYMVNILYKHHKAAQNVRSISQSSSHSPENKAACVILILVSCFVFFYWTNTFLTIYLFYTSKKKQLEKFNNFFSSCYPTICSLFLIKNENRISRINFMKARKRLLF, from the coding sequence ATGATTTCCAGTGACATAATTTTTGggatcttctttctctttcaaacttGTATTGGTTTCATGGGGAATTCtttgttatttacattttatatatacacctTCTTAATTCTGCCTCATAAGAAGAAGACTGTAGATATGATTTTTGCCCACTTAACTTTGGCTAATGCCCTGACACTCGTATTCAGAGGGATTCCAAGTGCAATATCATCCTTTGAAATTAGGTTGGAGATGGGTGATACTAGATGTAAAGCAATGCTCTATATTCAGAGAGTTACCCGGAGTATTTCTCTGTGCACAACCACCCTCCAGAGTGTATTTCAGGCAGTGACTATTACTCCAAATAATCATAAATGGGCCTGGCTCAAATACAGAATCTCTGCATTCATTCAAccctctttacttttcttctggATGATGAACTCTGTCATCTATTCTGTGATCAGTTTACAAACTGTGGCCAACAGGAATATCACTGATATTAGACTTGGGTACCATGTTGCTTATTGTAAAAGCAATGCACACAATGGCCAGATATCATCAATATTTCTAAGTACATTATTCATTCGAGAtttgtcctttctcttcctgATGACATGTAGTAGTATCTACATGGTGAATATCCTCTACAAACACCACAAAGCAGCTCAGAATGTTCGCAGTATCAGTCAGTCTTCATCACACTCTCCTGAAAACAAAGCTGCCTGTGTTATTCTCATACTGGTgagctgctttgttttcttttactggACCAACACCtttcttactatttatttattttatacaagtAAGAAAAAGCAACTAGAGaagtttaataactttttttcatCATGTTACCCAaccatctgttctctctttctaattAAAAACGAAAATAGAATTTCCAGAATAAATTTCATGAAAGCAAGAAAAAggcttctcttttaa